A stretch of the Kwoniella shandongensis chromosome 13, complete sequence genome encodes the following:
- a CDS encoding tubulin gamma chain, with amino-acid sequence MGREIISLQAGQAGNQIGHQFWQKLCAEHGISPQGELEEWAADGGQGDRKDVFFYQADDEHYIPRAILVDLEPRVINNILSSPFKSLYNPENIYVSKDGGGAGNNWAQGYSAGERVYDDLMEMIDREADGSDSLEGFMLLHSIAGGTGSGLGSYLLERLNDRFPKKLIQTYSVFPESSDVVVQPYNSLLAMKRLVNNADSVVVLDNAALTRIAADRLHIQDPSFVQTNQLVSTVMAASTTTLRYPSYMNNDLVGIIASLIPTPRCHFLMTSYTPFTGDEIDKAKSIRKTTTLDVMRRLLQPKNRMVSTTSTKSSAYISCLNIISGDVDPTDVHKSLLRIRERQLANFIPWGPASIQVALTRRRGMGAGTNRVSGVMMANHTSMASLFKRMIHQYDMLRKRNAFLEQYKKEDMFSDGLHEFDDARRVVAELADEYIAAESPDYIDYGGE; translated from the exons ATGGGTCGAGAGATCATCTCActgcag GCTGGTCAAGCTGGTAATCAGA TCGGTcatcag TTCTGGCAAAAACTATGCGCGGAACACGGTATCTCCCCTCAaggagagttggaagaatGGGCAGCGGACGGTGGACAAGGTGATAGGAAGGATGTCTTCTTTTATCAAGCGGACGATGAGCATTATATTCCCAGAGCGATATTGGTCGACCTAGAAccgagg GTGATAAATAATATCCTCTCATCACCTTTCAAATCACTCTACAACCCCGAGAACATCTACGTGTCgaaagatggtggtggagcaggtaATAATTGGGCACAGGGGTACAGTGCGGGCGAGAGGGTTTATGACGATTTGATGGAGATGATTGATAGAGAAGCGGATGGGAGTGATAGTttagag GGTTTCATGCTACTCCACTCCATAGCAGGGGGTACAGGCTCCGGGCTCGGTTCCTATCTCCTCGAACGACTAAACGATCGATTCCCCAAAAAACTAATCCAAACATATTCCGTCTTCCCCGAATCGTCCGACGTTGTCGTCCAACCGTACAATTCGCTCTTGGCGATGAAGCGATTGGTCAATAATGCGGATAGTGTGGTGGTTCTGGATAATGCGGCTTTGACGAGGATTGCAGCGGATAGGTTACATATTCAAGATCCGAGTTTTGTGCAGACTAACCAGCTG GTATCCACCGTCATGGCAGCGTCTACGACGACACTACGATATCCTAGTTATATGAACAACGACCTCGTCGGGATCATCGCGAGTCTGATCCCAACACCACGATGTCATTTCCTCATGACTTCGTACACACCATTCACAGGcgacgagattgacaag GCCAAATCAATTCGAAAAACTACTACCCTCGACGTTATGCGTCGACTCCTCCAACCGAAAAACCGTATGGtctcaacgacatcgaccAAATCCTCAGCCTACATCTCATGTCTCAATATCATCTCGGGCGATGTTGACCCCACCGACGTCCATAAATCCTTATTAAGAATTAGGGAGAGACAGTTGGCAAATTTCATCCCGTGGGGTCCGGCGAGTATACAGGTGgctttgacaagaaggagagggatgggtGCTGGTACGAATAGGGTTAGCGGTGTCATGATGGCGAATCATACAAGTATGGCTTCG CTGTTCAAACGCATGATACATCAATACGATATGCTGAGAAAACGAAATGCCTTTTTGGAACAAtacaagaaggaagatatGTTCTCAGACGGTCTGCACGAGTTCGATGATGCGAG